From Thermogemmatispora onikobensis, a single genomic window includes:
- a CDS encoding EXPERA domain-containing protein: IIIPNPWHFSYPLWPPRPVVDLIHWWGQHFDPLLMARPVFFKVTIWLDDLLYGPFYLVAIYAYAKGREWIRLPSIIYAVAMIEGVVIILSEEAFGAYRSPQLGLVIAANASWIIFPLVILFRMGLREHPFSRPVALSKPALTGEGVRG; this comes from the coding sequence AGATCATTATCCCCAATCCCTGGCACTTCAGCTATCCACTCTGGCCGCCGCGCCCAGTGGTCGACCTGATCCACTGGTGGGGCCAGCACTTTGATCCGCTTTTGATGGCTCGTCCAGTCTTCTTTAAGGTGACCATCTGGCTCGACGACCTGCTCTACGGCCCGTTCTACCTGGTGGCTATCTATGCCTACGCGAAGGGCCGCGAGTGGATTCGCCTGCCAAGCATTATCTACGCCGTGGCTATGATCGAGGGCGTGGTGATCATCCTGAGCGAGGAGGCCTTCGGCGCCTACCGCTCGCCACAGCTGGGCCTGGTAATTGCCGCTAACGCTTCGTGGATCATTTTCCCGCTTGTGATTCTCTTCCGCATGGGATTGCGCGAGCATCCCTTCAGCCGCCCAGTAGCCCTGAGCAAGCCAGCCTTAACGGGGGAAGGAGTCAGAGGATGA
- a CDS encoding DUF1295 domain-containing protein, producing the protein MKRAFAIVILAYVLALGAAWATFLVLQRWPPLVALAVADGVATVVVFAFSVLTNNSSLYDPYWSVAPVPIALFWLFRPGSDGLANARHGLIFGLLCLWALRLTVNWARRWRGLEHEDWRYVDIRKNTGPWYWPVSLLGIHLMPTVLVFLGCLSLWPNLSDRGTPLVLADGLAALVTLAAVAIETVADQQMEHFRARPASERGPFPSGLWSWSRHPNYLGEVLFWWGLYLFVLAAHPAFWWTIVGPLAILALFLGVSIPMMERHLLAKYPASYAQYQQHVSPFFPWPPRSRSPQRAELDH; encoded by the coding sequence ATGAAACGCGCCTTCGCTATAGTAATCCTGGCCTATGTCCTGGCACTGGGAGCGGCCTGGGCCACGTTCCTCGTTCTTCAGAGGTGGCCACCGCTGGTCGCGCTGGCGGTGGCCGATGGCGTAGCGACCGTCGTGGTCTTCGCCTTCAGTGTGCTGACAAACAATTCGAGCCTCTACGATCCCTACTGGAGCGTGGCCCCGGTCCCGATCGCCCTTTTCTGGCTATTCCGGCCCGGCTCCGATGGTCTGGCCAACGCGCGGCATGGGCTGATCTTCGGCTTGCTCTGCCTGTGGGCGCTGCGCCTGACGGTAAACTGGGCCAGGCGCTGGCGCGGGTTGGAACATGAAGACTGGCGCTACGTGGATATCCGTAAGAATACAGGGCCCTGGTACTGGCCAGTCAGTCTGCTCGGTATTCACCTGATGCCGACAGTGCTGGTCTTTTTGGGCTGCCTGAGCCTGTGGCCAAACCTGAGCGATCGCGGAACTCCCCTCGTGCTGGCCGATGGGCTGGCAGCCCTGGTGACACTGGCCGCCGTGGCTATCGAGACCGTGGCCGATCAGCAAATGGAGCACTTCCGCGCCCGGCCCGCCAGCGAGCGCGGCCCCTTTCCGTCGGGCCTCTGGTCCTGGTCGCGCCATCCCAACTATCTCGGCGAGGTCCTCTTCTGGTGGGGCCTCTATCTGTTCGTGCTGGCGGCTCACCCGGCTTTCTGGTGGACGATCGTCGGGCCGCTGGCAATACTGGCGCTCTTCCTGGGGGTCAGTATCCCGATGATGGAGCGCCACCTGCTGGCAAAGTATCCTGCCAGCTATGCCCAGTACCAGCAGCACGTCTCTCCGTTCTTTCCGTGGCCTCCGCGCTCTCGCTCTCCGCAACGCGCAGAACTGGATCACTGA
- a CDS encoding DUF1330 domain-containing protein — MAVYIIASIDITDPEDYQEYARQAGATVAQYGGRYLARGGQIETLEGDWQPGRIALLEFPTAEQAWTWYNSPEYSAIRGIRQRASHSRVILVHGLPEQPA; from the coding sequence ATGGCAGTCTATATCATCGCCAGCATCGATATCACCGATCCCGAGGACTATCAGGAGTATGCCCGCCAGGCCGGAGCTACCGTGGCTCAATATGGCGGCAGATATCTGGCTCGTGGCGGCCAGATTGAGACGCTCGAAGGGGACTGGCAGCCTGGTCGCATCGCTTTGTTGGAGTTCCCAACAGCAGAACAGGCCTGGACCTGGTACAATTCCCCCGAGTATAGCGCAATCCGCGGCATCCGGCAGCGCGCTTCTCACTCGCGCGTAATCCTTGTGCACGGCCTCCCCGAGCAGCCAGCCTGA
- a CDS encoding permease translates to MFIVQALLSAFSMFWEILWPLVLGFALSALVQAVVSRRTLARLLGGESPRHLALATLFGIASSSCSYAAVALARSLFRKGASFTAAMVFELASTNLVIELGLILLVLLGWPFMLAQYLGGLIMVILLALIFRLTLSRQLVARAREQAERGLSGRMEGHAAMDMSVEASGPFWRRLWSGRAFTAISHYFVMDWAAVWTDVLLGLLIAGALAAWVPDSFWRTFFLSGNPTLAAIEGPLIGPLVAIISFVCSVGNVPLAAVLWRGGISFGGLVSFIFADLIVLPILDIYRKYYGWKVAGYLLLTFYVTMALAGYLVELLFSLLGLIPTQRTVAAISQGLQWNYTTVLNLLALLLAAALVIRFLRTGGPAMLAMMNRPASEPAEASQVHEHGSHEHQSAS, encoded by the coding sequence ATGTTTATCGTGCAGGCGCTGCTGAGCGCCTTCAGCATGTTCTGGGAAATTCTCTGGCCGCTTGTCTTAGGCTTTGCCCTCTCAGCACTGGTGCAGGCGGTCGTTTCCCGAAGAACGCTGGCCCGTCTCCTGGGAGGCGAGTCTCCCCGGCATCTGGCGCTGGCCACCCTTTTCGGCATTGCCTCCAGCTCCTGCTCCTATGCGGCAGTTGCCCTGGCGCGCTCGCTCTTTCGCAAGGGGGCCAGTTTCACAGCGGCGATGGTCTTTGAGCTGGCCTCGACCAATCTGGTGATTGAGCTGGGCCTGATCTTACTCGTCTTACTGGGCTGGCCCTTCATGCTGGCGCAGTATCTCGGTGGCCTCATCATGGTCATTCTGTTGGCGCTCATCTTCCGCCTCACGCTCAGTCGCCAGCTGGTGGCTCGAGCCAGAGAGCAGGCGGAGCGCGGCCTCAGCGGGCGTATGGAGGGCCATGCGGCGATGGACATGAGTGTCGAGGCCAGTGGCCCGTTCTGGCGCCGTCTCTGGAGCGGGCGAGCCTTCACAGCCATCAGCCATTATTTCGTGATGGACTGGGCGGCGGTCTGGACCGACGTGCTGCTGGGACTGCTCATTGCCGGAGCCTTAGCGGCCTGGGTACCTGACAGCTTCTGGCGCACCTTCTTCCTGAGCGGTAACCCGACGCTGGCCGCCATTGAGGGGCCGCTGATTGGTCCGCTGGTGGCCATCATCAGCTTTGTCTGCTCTGTAGGCAATGTGCCCCTGGCGGCGGTGCTCTGGCGTGGCGGCATCAGCTTCGGCGGCCTGGTCAGCTTCATCTTCGCTGACCTGATCGTCCTGCCTATTCTCGACATCTATCGCAAGTATTACGGCTGGAAGGTGGCCGGCTATCTGCTGCTGACCTTTTATGTAACAATGGCCCTGGCTGGCTACCTGGTGGAGCTGCTTTTTAGCCTGCTGGGCCTTATTCCTACGCAGCGTACGGTAGCTGCCATTAGCCAGGGTTTGCAGTGGAACTATACCACTGTGCTCAATCTGTTAGCTCTCCTGCTGGCCGCCGCGCTCGTCATCCGCTTTCTGCGCACCGGGGGCCCGGCCATGCTGGCCATGATGAACCGGCCTGCTTCTGAGCCAGCCGAGGCCTCCCAGGTACATGAGCATGGATCTCATGAGCATCAAAGTGCCTCATGA
- a CDS encoding energy-coupling factor ABC transporter ATP-binding protein, producing the protein MSETQASTLQPGSVIYRLRGVRYRYHGRHLALDGIDLEISHGEQIALLGANGSGKSTLLKLLDGLLAPEEGSMRALGRDIKAVAAGQETFTFHRQVGLVFQDPDVQLFSATVFDDVAFGPLQLGLPREEVKRRCQEALELMEISHLADRAPFELSGGEKKRAAIASVLSLQPEVILLDEPTASLDPRTKWVLVNLIRRLGEQGRTIVTATHELEIVPLIARRVIVLGEERRILADGQPEEILRDRALLVRANLIHPQLHRSWSLTLEAEAEPQRPSDTAASSL; encoded by the coding sequence ATCTATCGGCTGCGTGGGGTGCGCTATCGCTATCACGGTCGACATCTGGCCCTTGACGGCATCGATTTGGAGATTAGCCACGGCGAGCAGATTGCGCTCTTGGGGGCCAATGGGAGTGGCAAATCGACCCTGCTGAAGCTCCTCGATGGTCTGCTGGCGCCCGAGGAGGGAAGCATGCGGGCCTTGGGCCGCGATATCAAGGCGGTGGCGGCAGGGCAGGAGACCTTTACCTTTCATCGCCAGGTTGGGCTAGTCTTTCAAGATCCCGATGTGCAGCTCTTCAGCGCCACGGTCTTTGATGATGTGGCCTTCGGGCCGCTGCAGCTCGGCCTGCCGCGTGAAGAGGTCAAGCGGCGCTGCCAGGAGGCCCTGGAGCTGATGGAGATCAGCCATCTGGCCGACCGGGCCCCCTTTGAGTTGTCGGGCGGCGAGAAGAAGCGAGCGGCCATTGCCTCGGTTCTCTCGCTGCAGCCGGAGGTCATCCTTCTGGACGAGCCGACGGCCTCGCTTGATCCGCGTACCAAGTGGGTGCTGGTCAATTTGATCCGTCGCCTGGGTGAGCAGGGGAGAACCATCGTTACGGCCACCCACGAGCTGGAGATTGTGCCATTGATTGCGCGGCGGGTGATTGTGCTGGGCGAGGAGCGGCGCATTCTGGCCGACGGTCAGCCGGAGGAGATCTTGCGCGATCGGGCCCTGCTGGTGCGCGCCAATCTGATCCATCCCCAACTGCATCGCAGTTGGTCTCTGACCCTGGAAGCCGAAGCGGAGCCACAGAGACCGAGCGATACCGCGGCCTCTTCCCTCTAG